Proteins found in one Deinococcus misasensis DSM 22328 genomic segment:
- a CDS encoding alpha/beta fold hydrolase, translated as MKLKMGLFLLFPLVLFSCAPRQTLAATPTLRLPGMQEGRSIELNGQTVYYEVAGTGSPLVFIHGIGGGNSGYQWIKNAPEFIQNHRVYVMDLPGFGKSTPKPQNYTADLYVNTIKAFLKEVVQQEATVVASSLAGAYSIKIAHDHPELIGKLALVSPTGITELVEPPNTGFYDALLNTPLGGTIAAALRGRFGISFFLKQQVYLDQSLVTNDLKKVYQNNLKHPNAPYPVYSFISDHSNLNIEQEWKALKQPAVLFWGSDDVNTPAASAQRFVELRPEVKLNVLKARAIPNDERSAEFNLLLAEFLQGR; from the coding sequence ATGAAATTGAAAATGGGTCTGTTCTTGTTGTTCCCTCTGGTGCTCTTTTCCTGTGCACCCCGCCAAACCCTCGCTGCCACACCTACCCTCAGGCTTCCCGGAATGCAAGAAGGTCGGTCCATTGAACTGAATGGTCAAACCGTTTACTACGAGGTTGCAGGAACGGGTTCTCCTCTGGTGTTCATCCATGGCATTGGAGGCGGGAACTCAGGTTACCAGTGGATCAAGAACGCACCAGAGTTCATTCAGAACCATCGGGTTTATGTGATGGATTTGCCCGGGTTTGGCAAAAGCACGCCCAAACCCCAGAATTACACCGCAGACCTTTATGTGAACACCATCAAAGCGTTCCTCAAAGAGGTGGTTCAGCAGGAAGCCACAGTGGTCGCATCCAGTCTGGCCGGGGCCTACAGCATCAAAATTGCCCATGACCATCCTGAACTGATTGGTAAACTGGCTCTGGTTTCTCCCACAGGCATCACTGAACTGGTTGAACCACCCAACACCGGTTTTTACGATGCGCTGCTCAACACACCTCTGGGAGGCACGATTGCTGCTGCCCTGAGGGGCCGTTTTGGCATCAGTTTTTTCTTGAAACAGCAGGTGTATCTGGACCAGAGTCTGGTCACCAATGACCTGAAGAAGGTCTACCAGAACAACCTCAAGCATCCCAATGCCCCTTATCCTGTGTATTCTTTCATCTCGGATCACTCCAATTTGAACATCGAGCAGGAGTGGAAAGCCCTGAAGCAACCTGCCGTGCTGTTCTGGGGTTCCGACGATGTGAACACCCCTGCTGCAAGCGCGCAACGGTTTGTGGAACTGCGCCCAGAGGTCAAACTCAACGTATTGAAGGCTCGGGCCATTCCCAACGATGAAAGGTCTGCAGAATTCAATCTTCTGCTTGCTGAATTTCTGCAAGGACGCTGA
- a CDS encoding alpha/beta fold hydrolase: MKLSFRKTIGLFALMAMGVYLFAPRRIVTVLPTPRIPGMEEGKTVTLNGQDIYYEVGGAGPPVVFIHGIGGGNSGYQWVKNVPEFLSNHRVFVLDLPGFGRSTPRPQHYSTGLYLAAIESFLKEVVNEPCTVVASSLAGAYCIKIAHDHPELIQKLALVSPTGLDQLVEAPNMDFYHKLIGTPVGSVFSRLIRSRLSVSYFLNQQVYLDRDLINEGVKDVYHMHLQTPHAQYPIFAFITGHLNLNIKEEWKSLKQPVVVVWGQRDINTPVKGLQHFKDLKPDFESQVLMARAIPNDEKSAEFNGFLRQFLDHHSEMMSPEHN, translated from the coding sequence ATGAAGCTGAGTTTTCGAAAAACCATTGGCCTTTTTGCTTTGATGGCTATGGGGGTGTACCTGTTTGCACCCCGTCGCATTGTGACGGTGCTCCCCACCCCCCGAATTCCGGGCATGGAAGAGGGGAAAACCGTCACCCTCAACGGTCAGGACATTTATTACGAGGTGGGTGGTGCAGGACCACCTGTGGTGTTCATTCACGGCATCGGAGGGGGCAACTCTGGGTACCAGTGGGTGAAAAACGTGCCAGAGTTCCTTTCCAACCACCGGGTTTTTGTGCTGGACCTGCCCGGCTTTGGTCGCAGCACACCCAGACCCCAGCATTACAGCACCGGTCTTTATCTGGCAGCCATCGAATCCTTCTTGAAGGAAGTGGTGAATGAGCCATGTACCGTGGTGGCTTCCAGTCTGGCCGGAGCGTACTGCATCAAAATTGCCCACGACCATCCCGAGTTGATCCAGAAACTGGCTCTGGTGTCTCCGACAGGTCTGGACCAGTTGGTGGAGGCTCCAAACATGGATTTCTACCACAAATTGATTGGAACCCCTGTGGGCAGTGTGTTTTCCCGTTTGATCCGCAGCCGTCTCAGTGTCAGTTATTTCCTGAATCAGCAGGTGTATCTGGACCGGGATCTCATCAATGAAGGGGTGAAGGATGTCTATCACATGCACCTGCAAACCCCACACGCCCAGTACCCGATTTTTGCCTTCATCACCGGGCATCTGAACCTCAACATCAAAGAAGAATGGAAAAGCCTCAAGCAACCCGTCGTGGTGGTGTGGGGCCAGAGGGACATCAACACACCTGTCAAAGGCTTGCAGCACTTCAAGGACCTGAAGCCTGACTTTGAATCTCAGGTGCTGATGGCCCGGGCCATCCCCAACGATGAAAAGTCCGCAGAATTCAACGGATTTCTAAGGCAATTTCTGGACCATCATTCCGAAATGATGTCTCCAGAGCACAATTGA
- a CDS encoding polyphosphate kinase 2 family protein codes for MDFDKYCIDRPKHVRLADWKTDDKGRLTKEKAEMLMEDLRGKLLDLQERLYAENQRSLLVILQARDAGGKDGTIKHVMNGLNPLGVSVVPFKVPSELEASHDFLWRIHQVAPRKGQVTIFNRSQYEDILVPTVHGLADKEVIDKRYRHIRHFEELLADSGTKILKFYLHISKEEQKQRLQERLDNPEKHWKFNPSDLKERALWDEYTSVYERILSETSSSFAPWYVVPADRKWFRNYLIASVLVHTLESMNLKYPKIAEGIEHITIE; via the coding sequence ATGGATTTTGACAAGTACTGCATTGACCGTCCAAAACATGTGCGCCTGGCAGACTGGAAAACCGATGACAAAGGCCGACTCACCAAAGAGAAAGCCGAAATGTTGATGGAAGACTTGCGCGGAAAGCTGCTGGACTTGCAGGAACGTCTGTATGCCGAAAACCAGCGCAGTTTGCTGGTGATTTTGCAGGCCAGAGACGCTGGAGGCAAAGACGGCACCATCAAACACGTCATGAATGGCCTGAACCCTCTGGGGGTCAGTGTGGTGCCCTTCAAAGTGCCCAGTGAACTGGAGGCTTCACACGACTTCCTCTGGCGCATCCATCAGGTGGCTCCACGCAAAGGTCAGGTGACCATTTTCAACCGCAGCCAGTACGAAGACATTCTGGTGCCCACGGTGCACGGCCTTGCCGACAAAGAGGTCATTGACAAGCGCTACAGGCACATCCGGCATTTTGAAGAATTGCTGGCAGATTCAGGCACCAAAATCCTGAAGTTTTATTTGCACATCTCCAAAGAAGAACAGAAGCAGCGTCTGCAAGAACGCCTCGACAACCCCGAGAAGCACTGGAAATTCAATCCGTCCGACCTCAAAGAAAGGGCGCTCTGGGATGAGTACACCTCGGTCTATGAGCGAATCCTCTCGGAGACCAGTTCCAGTTTTGCTCCGTGGTATGTGGTGCCTGCTGATCGCAAGTGGTTCCGAAATTATCTGATTGCTTCGGTGCTGGTGCACACCCTTGAAAGCATGAACCTCAAATACCCCAAAATTGCTGAGGGCATCGAACACATCACCATCGAATGA
- a CDS encoding O-acetylhomoserine aminocarboxypropyltransferase/cysteine synthase family protein yields the protein MKDYSSKAVHVGIPRGHAEPLGIPIYPAAAYQFDDLDVAADEFQQNTGYSYIRMQNMTNQALEERLCSLEGADTTVVMASGQAASLAAFLSTCKAGDHIVASSAVFGGTAGLLNNVLPNLGITASIVDNNPEAARAAMRDNTRHLWVETISNPNGDVADLQGWADVAHEHGALFCVDNTLAGAGYLCRPFDHGADMIMHSLTKWAGGHGSALAGCVMVKDGANIDNIPVLQDLKDQFGPRALSRKVRSIGVHQLGMTLSPFNAFMIAQGLETLELRMLKECDNAMKIAQFLQDHPRVKSVNYSGLESSPFHAVAQKYLRNGFGAVMSFEVEDPERFFKSLKMIRMVANLGDTRTLCIHPWTTTHGRLSEEGKKAAGVSPYLIRMTVGVESLQDILSDLEGAL from the coding sequence ATGAAAGACTACTCCAGCAAAGCCGTGCACGTCGGCATCCCGAGGGGCCACGCAGAGCCTCTGGGCATCCCGATTTACCCTGCGGCGGCCTACCAGTTCGATGATCTGGATGTGGCTGCCGACGAATTCCAGCAAAACACCGGATACTCTTACATCCGAATGCAGAACATGACCAACCAGGCCCTCGAAGAGCGCCTGTGCAGTCTGGAAGGTGCAGACACCACCGTGGTGATGGCCAGTGGTCAAGCGGCTTCTCTGGCTGCGTTTCTGTCCACCTGCAAAGCCGGAGACCACATCGTGGCTTCCAGTGCCGTGTTTGGCGGAACCGCAGGCCTCTTGAACAATGTGCTCCCCAATCTGGGCATCACGGCTTCCATCGTGGACAACAACCCCGAGGCTGCCCGTGCTGCCATGCGAGACAACACCCGTCACCTGTGGGTGGAAACCATTTCCAACCCCAACGGAGATGTTGCAGACCTGCAAGGCTGGGCCGATGTGGCCCACGAGCATGGTGCTCTGTTCTGCGTGGACAACACGCTGGCAGGTGCAGGTTACCTGTGCCGTCCATTTGACCACGGTGCAGACATGATCATGCACAGCCTGACCAAGTGGGCCGGAGGTCACGGCAGCGCTCTGGCCGGATGCGTGATGGTCAAGGATGGGGCCAACATCGACAACATCCCCGTCCTGCAAGACCTGAAAGACCAGTTTGGACCCAGAGCCCTGTCCCGCAAGGTGCGCTCCATCGGGGTGCATCAACTGGGCATGACCCTGAGCCCCTTCAATGCTTTCATGATTGCTCAGGGCCTTGAAACGCTGGAGTTGCGCATGCTCAAAGAGTGCGACAACGCCATGAAAATTGCCCAGTTCCTGCAAGACCACCCGAGGGTCAAATCCGTGAACTACAGCGGTCTGGAAAGCAGCCCTTTCCATGCTGTGGCCCAGAAGTACCTCAGAAATGGCTTCGGGGCCGTGATGTCTTTCGAGGTGGAAGACCCCGAGCGTTTCTTCAAGAGCCTCAAAATGATCCGCATGGTGGCAAACCTTGGTGATACACGCACCTTGTGCATCCACCCTTGGACCACCACCCACGGCAGACTCTCCGAAGAAGGCAAGAAAGCGGCAGGTGTCAGCCCTTACCTGATCCGCATGACCGTTGGCGTGGAAAGCCTGCAAGACATCCTGTCTGACCTTGAGGGTGCCCTGTAA